A genomic segment from Salmo trutta chromosome 38, fSalTru1.1, whole genome shotgun sequence encodes:
- the LOC115178138 gene encoding collagen alpha-1(XI) chain-like, translated as MEGREEGEEERMQADQAGQEEEKGMEEVFASLSSMRTEVEGLRTPLGTYQYPARTCKELQLLFPKYTDGEYWIDPNQGCHRDSFKVFCNFTADGETCLYPDIKFQSVKLSSWKGEKPGTWYSQFRKGKQFSYSGSDGSPVHVVQLVFLKLLSASSRQTFTYHCQNSAAWLHTATFSHQHALRFRGSSGEELTHQDTHYITALHDGCQSGSGQERTVLEFDAPQSDSLPLIDVSVSDFGHNNQKFGFQLGPVCFNG; from the exons atggagggaagggaggaaggagaggaggagaggatgcagGCAGACCAGGcagggcaggaggaggagaaggggatggAGGAGGTGTTTGCGTCTCTCTCTTCTATGAGGACAGAGGTAGAGGGTCTGAGGACCCCCCTGGGGACCTACCAGTATCCAGCCCGAACCTGCAAGGAGCTACAGCTGTTGTTCCCAAAGTACACTGATG gtGAGTACTGGATAGACCCTAACCAGGGTTGCCATAGAGACTCCTTCAAGGTGTTCTGTAACTTCACAGCCGATGGAGAGACATGTCTGTACCCTGACATTAAGTTCCAATCG GTGAAGCTGAGTTCCTGGAAAGGAGAGAAACCTGGTACCTGGTACAGCCAGTTCAGGAAAGGAAAGCAG ttctccTATTCAGGTTCAGATGGCAGTCCGGTCCATGTAGTCCAGTTGGTGTTTCTTAAGCTGCTGAGTGCTTCATCCAGACAGACGTTCACCTACCACTGTCAGAACTCAGCCGCCTGGCTCCATACCGCCACCTTCAGCCACCAGCATGCGCTGCGCTTCAGAGGGAGCAGTGGAGAGGAGCTCACGCACCAAGACACACACTACATCACAGCACTGCACGACGGctgccag TCTGGTTCAGGTCAGGAGAGGACAGTGTTAGAGTTTGATGCCCCTCAGTCagactctctccccctcatcGACGTCTCTGTCTCCGACTTCGGACACAACAACCAGAAGTTTGGCTTCCAGCTAGGTCCCGTCTGCTTCAACGGTTAA